A single window of Mycoplasma bradburyae DNA harbors:
- a CDS encoding lysylphosphatidylglycerol synthase transmembrane domain-containing protein — MLNENINKNKVNIKRIGITAVSCIVLLIAILTVIFLKNTNFSKVFSILQNPVNQRQNLFIILIFSCMCYGFLWQFLTVYVIARNYSIKAKWYEWLVYALVSTLINNVTPFASGAEPYKVYWLVKNKVKLSDAITIVGTTAIYWSFVQIIVTWPSFIYISTKYNLLVQSDKGLIAYWFSFCGMIVDFCIFSTFATAVFSVKFHLFVYKLVNKIRKFLKLKELNEDKRIQYIKQKHAFIKEFKRYWIVIFQILFTGSLVIFQYSSVYFSLSILDSKLASAYKFIDVFNFSNVSVTANNFIPIPGGEGTIQFTLELYFTSLVNKSLLNPNLIEYFNSELVQSDINDTIFLWRFGLFYLPTMIGIIPAIFEISVYFKTLAKEKQAKIIGS, encoded by the coding sequence ATGTTGAACGAAAATATTAACAAAAATAAGGTAAATATAAAAAGGATTGGTATTACAGCAGTTAGCTGTATTGTTTTATTAATCGCAATATTAACTGTTATCTTTCTAAAGAACACAAATTTTTCAAAGGTTTTTAGTATATTACAAAATCCGGTGAATCAAAGACAAAACTTGTTTATTATCTTAATATTCAGTTGCATGTGCTATGGATTTTTGTGACAATTTTTAACAGTGTATGTAATTGCTAGAAACTATAGTATTAAAGCTAAATGATATGAATGGTTAGTATACGCATTGGTAAGTACATTAATAAATAATGTTACTCCTTTTGCTAGCGGCGCTGAACCATACAAAGTGTATTGATTGGTTAAAAATAAAGTTAAGTTATCTGATGCAATAACAATTGTTGGTACTACAGCCATTTATTGATCATTTGTTCAGATTATTGTTACTTGACCAAGTTTTATTTATATATCAACTAAATATAATTTATTAGTTCAATCAGATAAAGGTTTGATAGCTTACTGATTTTCATTCTGCGGAATGATTGTTGATTTTTGTATTTTTTCAACTTTTGCAACTGCTGTCTTTAGTGTTAAATTTCACTTGTTCGTTTATAAATTAGTAAACAAAATTAGAAAGTTTTTAAAACTCAAAGAATTAAATGAAGATAAACGCATTCAATACATTAAACAAAAACATGCTTTTATTAAAGAATTTAAGCGTTATTGAATTGTTATTTTTCAAATACTATTTACTGGTAGTTTAGTCATTTTTCAATATAGTTCAGTGTATTTTTCTTTATCGATATTAGATTCTAAATTAGCTAGTGCATATAAATTTATTGATGTATTTAATTTTAGTAATGTATCAGTAACAGCTAATAACTTTATACCTATCCCTGGAGGCGAGGGTACCATTCAATTTACACTAGAACTTTATTTCACTTCATTAGTTAATAAATCGTTATTAAACCCTAATCTAATTGAATACTTTAATAGCGAATTGGTTCAATCTGATATTAATGACACCATTTTCTTGTGAAGATTTGGATTGTTTTATTTACCAACTATGATTGGCATTATTCCAGCTATATTTGAAATAAGCGTTTATTTCAAAACATTAGCTAAAGAAAAACAAGCAAAAATAATTGGTTCTTAA
- a CDS encoding NAD(+) kinase, producing the protein MNKKYCLISSLADKATSLEPLIKKVLDKKLIETKDPEQADYLFINGGDGTFIKHAIKHDRQGLKIIGINGGTLGFYTTFNENNFESIIDCIDDLEYTNLDFIRLRIDNEYYNALNEFNINSTTAYGYDIYINNEFYQKFRGTGLLISTRTGSTGINKSANGAILFPGINALQIVEMNPLLHSSFMTIQSPIILPINVKIRIEIKENYCDGDACPRIIADGTVIKKGLSSTLIEFDVIKSKAEFIFANDLKSFIQRLQKTFIS; encoded by the coding sequence ATGAATAAAAAATATTGCCTAATTTCTTCGTTAGCTGATAAAGCAACAAGTCTAGAACCTTTAATTAAAAAAGTATTAGATAAGAAATTAATAGAAACAAAAGATCCTGAACAAGCAGATTACTTATTTATTAATGGTGGTGATGGTACTTTTATAAAACATGCCATAAAACACGATAGGCAAGGATTAAAGATCATCGGAATCAATGGTGGGACTTTAGGATTTTATACAACTTTTAATGAAAATAATTTTGAAAGCATTATTGATTGTATTGATGATTTAGAATACACCAATCTAGATTTTATTAGGTTAAGGATTGATAATGAATACTATAATGCCTTAAATGAGTTTAATATCAATTCAACCACTGCTTATGGTTATGATATTTACATAAACAATGAATTCTATCAGAAATTCAGAGGGACAGGATTACTAATTTCGACAAGAACTGGTTCTACTGGAATTAATAAGTCTGCTAATGGTGCCATCTTATTTCCTGGTATTAATGCACTACAAATCGTAGAAATGAATCCGTTACTACATTCTAGCTTTATGACAATTCAATCACCTATTATTTTGCCAATTAATGTCAAGATAAGAATTGAAATTAAAGAAAACTACTGTGATGGTGATGCTTGCCCAAGGATTATTGCTGATGGTACAGTGATTAAAAAAGGTTTAAGCTCTACATTAATAGAGTTTGATGTTATCAAATCTAAAGCTGAATTTATTTTTGCTAATGATCTCAAGAGTTTTATTCAAAGATTACAAAAAACATTTATAAGCTAG
- a CDS encoding Cof-type HAD-IIB family hydrolase, giving the protein MINNKKFLVISDLDGTLLNSQGKLSRETIIAVKTLKKLGHYFCVATGRPSRASIDIYNELGLNTVMANLNGSYIWHPNDRYFKEINLSFSKSLVTNLLNKTSIVKLVDNIIVENNEGTYIMNKPNSPKEYEEFLKCFHIDGMDSCSFGKDKLANLRQDPNTILLQIKNPNNIDEVIFQLKECFSTFVVRRWSLPISGDIIEVNTVYANKGNALDYLSSYYGIPKEFIFTFGDGENDIEMLQKARFGYAMKNGISSAKLLARYITKFNNDNNGVAYELYHKIIKR; this is encoded by the coding sequence ATGATTAATAATAAGAAATTTTTAGTTATATCAGATTTAGATGGAACTCTTTTAAATAGTCAGGGGAAGTTGTCAAGAGAAACAATTATAGCAGTTAAAACTTTAAAAAAGCTTGGTCATTATTTCTGTGTTGCTACAGGGAGACCATCAAGAGCGTCAATCGATATTTACAATGAATTAGGTTTGAATACGGTTATGGCTAATCTTAATGGTTCGTATATTTGACATCCAAATGATCGTTATTTTAAGGAAATTAATTTAAGTTTTTCTAAATCTTTAGTAACCAACTTATTAAATAAAACCTCGATTGTTAAATTAGTTGATAACATTATCGTGGAAAATAATGAAGGGACTTATATTATGAATAAACCTAATAGTCCTAAAGAATATGAAGAATTCTTGAAATGTTTCCATATTGATGGTATGGATAGTTGTTCTTTTGGTAAGGATAAGTTAGCTAACTTAAGACAAGATCCAAATACTATTTTGTTACAAATTAAAAACCCTAATAACATTGATGAAGTTATATTCCAATTAAAGGAATGTTTTAGCACTTTCGTTGTTAGAAGATGATCTTTACCAATTTCTGGTGATATTATAGAAGTTAATACTGTTTATGCTAACAAAGGTAATGCTTTAGATTATCTTAGTAGTTATTACGGGATTCCTAAAGAATTCATTTTCACTTTTGGTGATGGTGAGAATGATATTGAAATGTTGCAAAAAGCTAGATTTGGTTATGCAATGAAGAACGGGATTTCAAGTGCTAAATTATTAGCTAGATACATTACGAAATTTAATAATGATAACAACGGTGTAGCTTATGAACTATATCACAAAATCATTAAACGATAA
- the dnaK gene encoding molecular chaperone DnaK produces the protein MSDNNNGLIIGIDLGTTNSCVCVMEGTQKTVIENPEGKRTTPSVVSYKNGEIIVGDAAKRQMLTNPNTIVSIKRLMGTSKKVKINDKGVEKELSPEEVSASILSYLKDFAEKKTGQKITRAVITVPAYFNDAERQATKTAGKIAGLNVERIINEPTAAALAYGIDKGDREMKVLVYDLGGGTFDVSLLDIADGTFEVMATAGDNRLGGDDWDNKIIEWIIEQIKKDHPSLDLKSDKMAMQRLKEAAERAKIELSAQLEAIISLPFIAVTPEGPVNAELTLSRSKFEEFTKDLVERTRNPIADVLKEAKVEPSQIDEILLVGGSTRMPAVQKLVESMIPGKSPNRTINPDEVVALGAAVQGGVLRGDVKDILLLDVTPLTLAIETLGGVATPIIKRNTTIPVSKSQIFSTAQDNQESVDVSIYQGERPMARENKSLGTFSLGGIQPAPKGKPQIEITFNIDANGILNVKAKDLTTGKENSITISNSSELDENEIQRMIRDAEANKERDAIVKQRIEMRYEGEGIVNTINEILGSKEAEALPAEEKASLTKIVDGINSALKTEKWDELKTQIDGFKKWRDDMSKKYGGGEGGESK, from the coding sequence ATGTCTGATAATAACAACGGATTAATTATTGGTATTGACTTAGGAACAACCAACTCTTGTGTATGTGTAATGGAAGGTACACAAAAGACTGTAATTGAAAACCCTGAAGGTAAAAGAACTACTCCATCTGTAGTTTCTTACAAGAATGGTGAAATTATTGTTGGTGATGCTGCTAAACGTCAAATGCTAACAAACCCTAACACTATCGTTTCTATTAAACGTTTAATGGGTACTAGCAAAAAAGTTAAAATCAACGATAAAGGTGTAGAAAAAGAATTATCTCCAGAAGAAGTTTCTGCTAGCATCTTAAGTTATCTTAAAGATTTTGCTGAAAAGAAAACTGGGCAAAAAATTACAAGAGCTGTAATTACTGTTCCAGCTTATTTCAACGACGCAGAACGTCAAGCAACTAAAACAGCTGGTAAGATCGCTGGTTTAAACGTAGAAAGAATTATTAACGAACCTACAGCTGCTGCTTTAGCTTACGGTATTGATAAAGGTGATCGTGAAATGAAGGTTCTTGTGTATGACCTTGGGGGTGGTACATTCGACGTTTCATTACTTGATATTGCTGATGGTACTTTCGAAGTTATGGCTACTGCTGGTGATAACAGACTTGGTGGTGATGACTGAGATAACAAGATTATTGAATGAATCATTGAACAAATCAAGAAAGATCACCCATCATTAGACCTTAAGTCTGATAAGATGGCTATGCAAAGATTAAAAGAAGCTGCTGAAAGAGCTAAAATTGAATTATCAGCTCAATTAGAAGCAATCATCTCATTACCATTTATCGCAGTTACTCCTGAAGGTCCAGTTAACGCTGAATTAACTTTATCTAGATCTAAGTTCGAAGAATTCACTAAAGATTTAGTTGAAAGAACTAGAAACCCAATCGCTGACGTATTAAAAGAAGCTAAAGTTGAGCCTAGCCAAATTGATGAAATTCTTTTAGTTGGTGGTTCTACAAGAATGCCAGCTGTTCAAAAACTAGTTGAATCTATGATTCCTGGTAAATCTCCTAACCGTACAATTAACCCAGACGAAGTAGTTGCTCTAGGTGCTGCTGTACAAGGTGGGGTTTTACGTGGGGATGTTAAAGATATCTTATTATTAGACGTAACTCCTTTAACATTAGCTATTGAAACTTTAGGTGGTGTTGCTACTCCAATTATTAAGAGAAACACAACTATTCCAGTTTCAAAATCACAAATTTTCTCAACAGCTCAAGATAACCAAGAATCAGTTGACGTTTCAATCTACCAAGGTGAACGTCCAATGGCTAGAGAAAATAAATCATTAGGTACATTCTCTCTAGGAGGTATTCAACCAGCTCCTAAAGGTAAGCCGCAAATTGAAATTACTTTCAACATCGATGCTAACGGTATCTTAAACGTTAAAGCTAAAGACTTAACAACTGGTAAAGAAAACAGTATTACAATCTCTAACTCAAGTGAATTAGATGAAAACGAAATCCAAAGAATGATTCGTGATGCTGAAGCAAACAAAGAACGTGACGCTATTGTTAAACAAAGAATTGAAATGCGTTACGAAGGTGAAGGTATCGTGAATACAATCAATGAAATTCTTGGATCTAAAGAAGCTGAAGCTCTACCTGCTGAAGAAAAAGCAAGTCTTACTAAGATTGTTGACGGTATTAACAGTGCTCTTAAAACTGAAAAATGAGACGAACTTAAGACACAAATCGACGGATTCAAAAAATGACGTGATGATATGTCTAAGAAATATGGTGGCGGAGAAGGTGGAGAAAGCAAATAG
- a CDS encoding APC family permease, which produces MNNLNTNEQNNGLKNAPQSKKIGFFSGIGIAIGSSIGAGIFFKAQAVLQNSQFSLVFAIFCWLFAAFSVISMALALIEISSGRNDNLSIIGWCQTFTNRYVYKSCKNFMVYIYVPLTYFFMPLYFISSIQDGIKALNDSYNGLGTQNDWAIMMLASLGVSSYFIIVTGLSSRAGNVQNIIISLVKFLPLAFAIILGFVIFTKNNYLPINDKISAGFQKNDTTDLAAKYSFNNLSPGFGMFIAVGGIYFAYDGFYYAAGIQSEMKKPEKTPLALLIGLAFVTLVYLLMAVAMSLGSEDGSPFGFESFFKKNNLVPLYVAFQVTIGVGILGIINGLSLWANRFIEDLIKQGELPFSMKLINKISSKNALVGLKYNLVIAVPVIIIASLIGGLGYIDSGYSDSDYGTGVGKIYSFADLMGNWTSVIAFGYIVITLFGGLSNRKTNRVKVIKSKLFIPSSICAIVTMLVTVGLTFFQPFADLFLLYNIPLTDEYKSVYISRIMTVVVLFIYLAIMFIPVIIEDRKLIKKYGSIQKGEIAKLRIKAKVKNTTFKEELLDYIETSKIIKLNDELKEALMEVGENNFI; this is translated from the coding sequence ATGAATAATTTAAATACAAACGAACAAAATAATGGATTAAAAAATGCTCCGCAATCAAAAAAAATCGGATTTTTTTCAGGAATTGGGATTGCGATTGGATCATCAATTGGTGCAGGTATCTTTTTTAAAGCTCAAGCAGTTTTGCAAAATTCACAATTTTCTTTAGTGTTTGCAATATTTTGTTGGCTATTTGCTGCTTTTTCTGTGATTTCGATGGCATTAGCGTTAATCGAAATTTCAAGTGGTAGAAATGATAATTTATCAATCATTGGATGATGTCAAACATTTACCAATCGATATGTTTATAAAAGTTGTAAAAACTTTATGGTGTATATTTATGTACCTTTAACATATTTTTTTATGCCACTTTATTTTATTTCATCTATTCAAGATGGAATTAAAGCTCTTAATGATAGTTATAATGGACTAGGAACTCAAAATGACTGAGCTATTATGATGTTAGCATCTCTTGGTGTATCTAGTTATTTCATTATTGTTACTGGGCTTAGCTCAAGAGCTGGCAATGTTCAAAACATTATTATTTCATTGGTTAAATTCTTACCTCTAGCTTTTGCAATTATTCTTGGTTTTGTAATTTTTACTAAAAATAACTATCTACCTATAAACGATAAAATTTCAGCAGGTTTTCAAAAAAACGACACAACTGATTTAGCTGCTAAATATAGTTTTAACAATTTATCTCCTGGGTTTGGAATGTTTATTGCTGTAGGTGGTATTTATTTTGCGTATGATGGTTTTTATTATGCTGCTGGTATTCAATCTGAAATGAAAAAACCAGAAAAAACACCATTAGCATTATTAATAGGATTAGCTTTTGTTACTTTAGTTTATTTATTAATGGCTGTTGCTATGTCATTAGGTTCAGAAGATGGTTCACCATTTGGATTTGAATCATTCTTTAAAAAGAATAATTTAGTTCCATTATATGTTGCGTTTCAAGTAACTATTGGAGTTGGTATTTTAGGGATTATCAACGGATTGAGTTTATGAGCTAATCGTTTTATAGAAGATTTAATTAAACAAGGCGAATTACCGTTTAGTATGAAATTAATTAACAAAATTTCATCTAAAAACGCATTAGTAGGACTAAAATATAATTTAGTTATAGCAGTTCCGGTTATTATTATCGCTAGTTTGATTGGAGGATTAGGTTATATTGATAGCGGTTATTCTGATTCTGATTATGGAACAGGAGTTGGAAAAATTTATAGCTTTGCTGATTTAATGGGGAATTGAACATCAGTAATAGCTTTTGGGTATATCGTTATTACATTGTTTGGCGGTTTATCTAATCGCAAAACTAATAGGGTAAAAGTTATTAAATCTAAATTATTTATTCCTTCTTCAATCTGTGCTATTGTTACGATGTTAGTAACTGTAGGATTAACATTCTTCCAACCTTTTGCTGATTTATTCTTACTATATAACATTCCATTAACTGATGAATATAAATCAGTATATATATCAAGAATAATGACTGTAGTTGTGCTATTTATTTATTTAGCAATTATGTTTATTCCAGTTATTATTGAAGATCGAAAACTAATTAAAAAATACGGTTCAATTCAAAAAGGTGAGATTGCAAAACTAAGAATAAAAGCTAAAGTTAAAAATACCACTTTTAAAGAAGAATTATTAGATTATATTGAAACTTCAAAAATCATTAAATTAAATGACGAATTAAAAGAAGCGTTAATGGAAGTTGGTGAAAATAACTTTATTTAA
- a CDS encoding Spx/MgsR family RNA polymerase-binding regulatory protein: protein MSDITNNQQDNIVLFITASCIGCTRVRRFFKENNINHKEINFYKNPIDEKYFKDILSLTEKGVFDIISTRSKYLQNNKVNIDELTISQLIDLVHEHPSILKRPIILQYDKSGIPKRLMIGYNSTDIKVFLRDVADVKAYYLDEYWFDEQSSLNTKKEDE, encoded by the coding sequence ATGTCAGATATTACAAACAACCAACAAGATAATATAGTGTTATTTATTACAGCTTCATGTATTGGCTGCACTAGAGTCAGAAGATTCTTTAAAGAAAACAATATTAACCATAAGGAAATAAATTTTTATAAGAATCCGATTGATGAAAAGTATTTTAAAGACATCTTATCATTAACTGAAAAAGGTGTGTTTGATATTATTTCGACACGATCTAAATACTTACAAAACAATAAGGTGAATATTGATGAATTAACAATAAGTCAACTTATTGATTTAGTTCATGAACATCCATCTATTCTTAAGCGTCCGATAATACTTCAATATGACAAGTCAGGTATTCCTAAGCGATTAATGATTGGGTATAACTCAACCGATATCAAGGTATTCTTAAGAGATGTTGCTGATGTTAAGGCTTATTATTTAGATGAATACTGATTTGATGAACAAAGTTCATTAAATACAAAAAAAGAAGATGAATAA
- the trpS gene encoding tryptophan--tRNA ligase has product MNKIISGIQSTGSLHLGNYLGSISKNLSLQNQYQLNLFVANLHTITVDFDRFQGRQNIIDLVKIYLASGLDVSKNNIFLQSDINEHPALGHVLLCHTTMGELERMTQYKDKKQKFVQNNQTIKIPTGLLTYPTLMAADILLYNADYVCVGDDQKQHIELTRNIAIRMNNKYGELFKVPEPIIAKVGARIMDLANPSKKMSKSALSKKGIINLDDSKEDVFNKIKSAKTDNLNTVGFDYKTQPEISNLVGIYYASINDHLNNELRTKLFNKSSEVLVEDVINRYHNKSYKDFKEELFEIIWNILGTIQTNIKNISDEDVKKVLMKGKENLLPIAQATLLNVYKKLGMVV; this is encoded by the coding sequence ATGAATAAGATAATCTCAGGAATTCAATCAACAGGTTCATTACATTTAGGAAACTACTTGGGTTCAATTTCGAAAAATCTAAGTTTACAAAATCAATACCAATTAAATTTGTTTGTTGCAAATTTGCACACAATTACCGTTGATTTTGATCGTTTTCAAGGAAGACAAAACATAATTGATCTAGTAAAAATATATTTAGCTAGCGGTCTTGATGTAAGTAAAAATAATATATTTTTACAATCAGATATTAACGAACATCCAGCACTAGGCCATGTTTTGTTGTGTCACACCACAATGGGTGAATTAGAAAGAATGACCCAATATAAAGATAAAAAACAAAAATTTGTTCAAAATAATCAAACAATTAAGATTCCCACAGGGTTATTAACTTATCCAACTTTAATGGCGGCCGATATTTTGTTATACAACGCAGATTATGTTTGTGTTGGTGATGATCAAAAGCAACATATCGAGCTTACTAGAAATATAGCGATAAGAATGAATAATAAGTATGGTGAATTGTTTAAGGTACCAGAACCAATTATCGCTAAAGTAGGAGCTAGAATTATGGATCTAGCTAATCCTAGCAAAAAAATGTCTAAATCAGCTTTATCTAAAAAAGGGATTATTAATTTAGATGATTCTAAAGAAGATGTTTTTAATAAAATCAAATCAGCTAAAACCGATAATTTAAATACTGTTGGTTTTGATTATAAAACTCAACCAGAGATCTCAAACTTAGTTGGTATCTATTATGCATCAATTAATGATCATTTAAATAATGAATTGCGCACTAAGTTATTTAACAAATCAAGCGAAGTGTTAGTAGAGGATGTCATAAATCGCTACCACAATAAATCATATAAGGATTTTAAAGAAGAATTATTTGAAATCATCTGAAACATATTAGGAACTATTCAAACTAATATTAAAAATATTTCGGATGAAGATGTAAAAAAAGTATTAATGAAAGGTAAGGAAAATTTATTGCCAATCGCCCAAGCAACTTTATTAAATGTTTATAAAAAACTAGGAATGGTGGTGTAA
- a CDS encoding PTS sugar transporter subunit IIA — protein sequence MNRHTWIFLNIITLGILKLVATKRAKKISSKVNHELIKSDKLPFSLNDFIEILGKIENIKSSESTLNMIKINVEDKSKVDQDKLKNKLKFKGIMWANTNLSLVCGDYASSLSEQINAKIKLN from the coding sequence ATGAACAGACATACTTGAATTTTTTTAAACATTATTACATTAGGAATTTTAAAGCTTGTAGCTACTAAGAGGGCTAAGAAGATTTCAAGTAAGGTTAATCATGAGTTAATAAAGTCAGACAAGTTACCTTTTAGTTTAAATGACTTTATTGAAATTCTAGGAAAGATTGAAAACATCAAGAGTTCAGAATCTACATTAAATATGATAAAGATTAATGTAGAAGATAAAAGCAAGGTTGATCAGGATAAGTTAAAGAACAAGTTAAAGTTCAAAGGAATTATGTGAGCTAACACTAATCTGTCATTAGTATGTGGTGATTATGCTAGCAGTTTATCTGAGCAAATTAATGCTAAGATAAAGTTGAATTAA
- a CDS encoding potassium channel family protein yields MKILSIVFWSQSEIDDNLIKYSKRIKVLRGIYALIIVFACLVTFVTLVISPQANSKDAFATFAKVSLIITFFVFIVDWISHAITYKFVIKQTKISYLKSLLKYIFTFNSIVIILCLLSSGQAIKFFINNFDANNELLFATFQSLGLVRVIRLFMVLSLFKPFGAITGVFVHQRKLLTSVFFIIIVLIILFAIIIWSQETVYLLRNHAIFLANISNKYSSHPEFNIFNKLSTFTEGSGQYEEAINKVTEEQVVAAIKYLDDTDLANFNSLANGYIQSFPEAFYFTTITLTTVGYGDFSPHAPISRVIVSFISLLAIAIVAIPSGIIAGSFLSEMEKRSEQNQKEKKKNKDKYDKNIDDSSKVNLKEKTLDECELIPINFENNSSKNKKSLDECKFIEMKL; encoded by the coding sequence ATGAAAATATTGTCAATCGTTTTTTGATCGCAATCAGAAATCGATGATAACCTAATAAAATATTCGAAGAGAATTAAGGTTTTAAGAGGTATTTACGCATTAATCATCGTATTTGCTTGTTTAGTTACTTTCGTAACATTAGTAATTAGCCCTCAAGCAAATAGTAAAGATGCTTTTGCGACTTTTGCTAAGGTATCTTTGATTATTACTTTTTTTGTTTTTATAGTGGATTGAATATCGCATGCTATTACATATAAATTTGTTATCAAACAAACTAAGATTTCTTATTTAAAGTCATTACTTAAATATATCTTTACTTTTAATAGTATTGTTATTATTTTATGTCTCCTATCGTCTGGTCAAGCAATTAAATTTTTTATTAATAACTTTGATGCTAATAACGAATTACTCTTTGCTACTTTTCAATCCCTTGGATTAGTAAGAGTAATTCGTCTGTTTATGGTTCTAAGTTTATTTAAACCATTCGGAGCGATCACTGGAGTTTTTGTTCATCAAAGAAAACTACTTACATCAGTGTTCTTTATTATTATTGTTTTAATTATTCTCTTTGCGATAATTATCTGATCTCAAGAGACAGTATACTTATTGCGGAACCATGCTATTTTTCTAGCTAATATAAGTAATAAGTATTCTAGCCATCCTGAATTTAATATATTTAACAAATTATCTACATTTACTGAAGGATCAGGTCAATATGAAGAAGCTATTAACAAAGTAACCGAAGAACAAGTAGTTGCTGCTATCAAATACTTAGATGATACTGATCTAGCTAATTTTAATTCATTAGCCAACGGATACATCCAAAGCTTCCCTGAAGCTTTTTACTTCACAACAATCACCCTTACAACTGTAGGTTATGGCGATTTCTCACCACACGCTCCAATATCCAGAGTTATTGTTAGTTTTATTTCTTTATTAGCAATTGCTATAGTAGCAATTCCTTCAGGGATTATTGCTGGTTCTTTTTTATCAGAAATGGAAAAACGTTCCGAACAAAACCAAAAAGAAAAAAAGAAAAATAAAGATAAATATGATAAAAATATAGACGATTCATCTAAAGTTAATCTTAAGGAGAAAACTTTAGATGAATGCGAATTGATCCCTATTAATTTTGAAAATAATTCGTCTAAGAATAAGAAATCTTTAGATGAGTGTAAATTTATTGAAATGAAGTTATAA
- a CDS encoding MscL family protein encodes MIQKEKHISRAKSAIANATKVVKRGNIFMLAIGLLLGTSFNAVIASLANDVIIAAIAKLYNVSDLQKWQVDGIYIGKFFAAIISFVIINIILVSVLFIVYYINEIVKDFKKRKEIAKGLVEDKKSSEPTNEERIIQLLEFNNALIQQQIEVFAKAHDMKVEVLSTKFGKSVIQIPFELQNQEESQNLQKLLRKNAEASVDSSNWSDNADMIQ; translated from the coding sequence ATGATTCAGAAAGAAAAACACATCTCGAGAGCCAAGTCTGCTATAGCGAATGCCACTAAAGTAGTTAAGCGAGGAAACATTTTTATGCTAGCAATAGGTCTATTGCTAGGAACTAGCTTTAATGCTGTAATAGCTTCACTAGCTAATGATGTGATTATTGCAGCTATAGCTAAACTATATAATGTTAGTGACCTGCAAAAATGACAGGTTGATGGAATTTATATTGGCAAGTTTTTTGCTGCTATCATCAGTTTTGTAATCATCAACATAATTCTTGTATCTGTTTTGTTTATTGTCTACTATATTAATGAAATCGTTAAAGATTTCAAGAAACGCAAAGAGATTGCTAAAGGATTAGTAGAAGATAAAAAATCAAGCGAACCAACAAATGAAGAAAGAATCATCCAATTACTTGAATTTAACAACGCTTTGATACAACAACAAATTGAAGTATTTGCTAAAGCGCATGATATGAAAGTAGAAGTTTTATCGACTAAATTTGGTAAGTCTGTAATTCAAATTCCGTTTGAATTACAGAATCAAGAAGAAAGCCAAAATCTACAAAAGCTACTAAGAAAAAACGCAGAAGCATCTGTAGATTCTAGTAATTGATCTGATAACGCCGATATGATTCAATAA